Proteins from a single region of Rhizobium leguminosarum bv. trifolii WSM1325:
- a CDS encoding sugar ABC transporter, substrate-binding protein (KEGG: ret:RHE_PF00481 sugar ABC transporter, substrate-binding protein), producing the protein MTIRKMLLASAAIACAAMPVSAFAETSAKKIALSNNYAGNSWRQAMLTSWGKVTGEAVKAGTVAAADPFTTAENQATEQAAQIQNMILQGYDAIVLNAASPTALNGAVKEACDAGITVVSFDGIVTEPCAWRIAVNFKEMGRSEVEYLSKKLPDGGNLLEIRGLAGVFVDDEISAGIHDGVKQFPQFKIVGSVHGDWAQDVAQKAVAGILPSLPDIAGVVTQGGDGYGAAQAIAATDRKMPIIIMGNREDELKWWKEQKDAKSYETMSVSIAPGVSTLAFWVAQQILDGKEVKKDLVVPFLRIDQDNLETNLANTQAGGVANVEYTQADAIKVIESAK; encoded by the coding sequence ATGACAATCCGTAAGATGCTTCTGGCATCGGCCGCTATTGCTTGCGCCGCGATGCCCGTTTCCGCCTTTGCCGAGACATCGGCCAAGAAAATCGCCCTTTCCAACAACTATGCCGGCAATTCGTGGCGCCAGGCCATGCTGACGAGTTGGGGCAAGGTGACGGGCGAAGCCGTGAAGGCCGGCACCGTTGCCGCAGCCGACCCTTTCACCACCGCCGAGAACCAGGCGACGGAACAGGCCGCGCAGATCCAGAACATGATCCTGCAGGGTTATGACGCCATCGTGCTGAACGCCGCCTCGCCGACGGCGCTGAACGGTGCGGTCAAGGAAGCCTGCGACGCCGGGATCACCGTCGTGTCCTTCGATGGTATCGTCACCGAACCCTGCGCCTGGCGTATCGCCGTCAACTTCAAGGAAATGGGCCGCAGTGAGGTCGAGTACTTATCGAAGAAACTTCCGGACGGCGGCAACCTGCTCGAGATCCGCGGCCTTGCCGGTGTCTTCGTCGACGACGAAATCTCGGCGGGCATCCACGACGGTGTCAAGCAGTTCCCGCAGTTCAAGATTGTTGGCTCCGTTCACGGCGACTGGGCGCAGGACGTGGCGCAGAAGGCTGTTGCCGGCATCCTGCCGAGCCTGCCCGACATCGCCGGCGTCGTAACGCAGGGCGGTGACGGCTATGGCGCCGCACAGGCGATTGCCGCAACCGACCGGAAGATGCCGATCATTATCATGGGCAACCGCGAGGACGAACTGAAGTGGTGGAAGGAGCAGAAGGACGCGAAGAGCTACGAGACCATGTCCGTATCCATCGCGCCAGGCGTCTCCACACTCGCTTTCTGGGTGGCCCAGCAGATCCTCGACGGTAAGGAAGTCAAGAAGGACCTCGTCGTGCCCTTCCTGCGCATCGACCAGGACAATCTCGAAACCAACCTCGCCAATACCCAGGCCGGCGGCGTCGCCAACGTGGAATACACGCAGGCAGACGCAATCAAGGTCATCGAGTCCGCAAAGTAA
- a CDS encoding ABC transporter related (PFAM: ABC transporter related~SMART: AAA ATPase~KEGG: ret:RHE_PF00482 sugar ABC transporter, ATP binding protein), with protein MDDVLKAVIAVDGAKVSFGAVRALDGVTLRVMPGECVGLVGHNGAGKSTIVSVINGGLTPHEGGVASDGERLERYGINAARARGVRCVFQELSLCPNLSIVENTRIMHRHLGGFGWRRRAAQIIETSLDAVFPGHGIDSSRAVGDLSIAERQMVEISMAFSDAGIAPRLVILDEPTSSLDASLARQMLDHVRRFIATGGSVIFISHILHEILGTSDRIVVMKDGRVVAERPAQGFDHHGLVEAMGTVAKEETKRSAREQSIAPLILSHQAKGLPFAARKGEIIGLAGLAGHGQTELLLALHAAQSSNWLPQRDPLVTFVAGDRRLNGVFELWSILRNFSIASLGDLSRRGLILAGEEEAKGADWKRRIEIRTPDMDNRILSLSGGNQQKVLFARALATRAPVVLMDDPMRGVDVGTKQEVYAIIREEAARGRTFIWYSTEMDEVRLCDRVYVFREGRITAELAGDAVNEKNIIAASFEGVAA; from the coding sequence ATGGATGACGTTTTGAAGGCGGTGATCGCCGTCGATGGCGCCAAGGTGAGTTTCGGCGCAGTCAGGGCACTCGATGGCGTGACCCTTCGCGTCATGCCGGGCGAATGCGTCGGGCTTGTCGGACACAATGGCGCCGGCAAGTCCACCATCGTCAGCGTCATCAACGGCGGTCTCACACCGCACGAAGGAGGTGTGGCAAGCGACGGCGAACGGCTGGAGCGTTATGGCATCAACGCTGCGCGTGCCCGCGGTGTGCGCTGCGTCTTCCAGGAGCTTTCGCTCTGCCCCAACCTTTCGATCGTCGAGAACACGCGCATCATGCATCGCCATCTCGGAGGCTTCGGCTGGCGAAGGCGCGCCGCACAAATCATCGAAACGAGCCTCGACGCCGTCTTTCCCGGCCATGGCATCGACAGCAGCCGGGCCGTGGGGGATCTTTCGATCGCCGAGCGGCAGATGGTCGAGATATCAATGGCCTTTTCCGACGCCGGCATTGCGCCGCGTCTGGTGATCCTCGACGAACCGACCTCGTCGCTCGATGCAAGCCTTGCCCGGCAGATGCTCGACCATGTCCGCCGCTTCATCGCCACGGGCGGGTCCGTCATCTTCATCTCTCATATCCTGCACGAGATCCTCGGGACCTCCGACCGCATCGTCGTCATGAAGGACGGCCGCGTCGTCGCCGAGCGCCCGGCGCAGGGCTTCGACCATCACGGCCTCGTCGAAGCAATGGGCACTGTTGCGAAGGAGGAAACCAAGCGCTCGGCCCGCGAACAATCCATCGCTCCGCTCATTCTGTCCCATCAGGCGAAGGGTCTTCCCTTTGCGGCCCGCAAGGGCGAGATCATCGGACTGGCGGGTCTGGCCGGCCATGGGCAGACCGAGCTCCTGCTTGCCCTGCATGCCGCCCAGTCGAGCAACTGGCTGCCCCAGCGCGATCCGCTCGTCACCTTCGTTGCCGGCGACCGCCGCCTAAACGGCGTCTTCGAACTCTGGAGCATCCTGCGCAACTTCTCCATCGCCTCGCTCGGTGACCTCTCCCGGCGCGGCCTCATCCTCGCGGGCGAAGAAGAGGCGAAGGGCGCCGACTGGAAGCGGCGGATCGAGATCCGCACGCCCGATATGGACAACCGCATCCTGTCGCTTTCGGGCGGCAACCAGCAGAAGGTGCTCTTTGCCCGCGCGCTTGCGACGCGCGCACCTGTCGTCCTGATGGACGATCCGATGCGCGGTGTCGACGTCGGCACCAAGCAGGAGGTCTACGCGATCATCCGCGAGGAAGCGGCGCGCGGCCGCACCTTCATCTGGTACTCGACCGAGATGGACGAGGTTCGCCTCTGCGACCGCGTCTACGTCTTCCGCGAAGGCCGCATCACGGCCGAACTCGCCGGCGACGCGGTCAACGAGAAGAACATCATCGCCGCCTCCTTCGAAGGGGTCGCCGCATGA
- a CDS encoding inner-membrane translocator (PFAM: inner-membrane translocator~KEGG: ret:RHE_PF00483 sugar ABC transporter, permease protein), which translates to MTFRLSSDALRLAIPALSLTLLLAAVFWLQPRAMSYVGLNLLFNLAVPIALATIAQMIVMAVNDLDLSMGAFVSFVACVTATFLRDAPVIGVLILAGAIATYAGLGVVIYLRNLPSIVVTLGMSFVWGGLAVLLLPAPGGQAPDWVRWLMTVKPPLAPMAIVASIVIALVAHLLVMRSSLGVLMRGIGGNQRSVERAGWSIVGARAAAYGLAGLFAVLAGIALVGLTTSADANIALRYTLLSIAGVILGGGEFIGGRVSPIGAVIGALTLTLAGSFLSFLRISPDWQIGAQGAILIIVLALRLMLNRLEKREKRR; encoded by the coding sequence ATGACGTTCCGGCTGTCGTCCGACGCCCTGCGTCTAGCCATTCCCGCCCTATCGCTGACGCTGCTGCTCGCCGCCGTCTTCTGGCTGCAGCCGCGCGCCATGAGCTATGTCGGGCTCAACCTGCTGTTCAACCTGGCTGTGCCGATCGCGCTTGCGACGATCGCCCAGATGATCGTGATGGCGGTCAACGATCTCGATCTCTCGATGGGCGCCTTCGTCAGCTTCGTCGCCTGCGTCACCGCGACCTTTCTGCGGGATGCCCCGGTGATCGGCGTGCTGATCCTGGCCGGCGCGATCGCAACCTATGCGGGCCTCGGCGTCGTCATCTATCTACGCAACCTGCCGTCCATTGTCGTGACCCTTGGCATGAGCTTCGTCTGGGGTGGCCTTGCCGTCCTGCTGCTGCCGGCACCGGGCGGGCAGGCGCCGGACTGGGTGCGCTGGCTGATGACCGTCAAGCCGCCGCTGGCGCCGATGGCGATCGTCGCCAGCATCGTCATCGCCTTGGTCGCCCACCTTCTCGTCATGCGGTCGTCGCTCGGCGTGCTGATGCGCGGCATTGGCGGTAACCAGCGTTCGGTCGAGCGCGCCGGCTGGTCGATTGTCGGGGCGCGCGCTGCCGCCTATGGTCTTGCCGGCCTCTTTGCGGTGCTCGCCGGCATCGCCCTCGTCGGCCTGACCACCTCGGCTGATGCCAATATCGCGTTGCGCTACACGCTGCTTTCGATCGCCGGCGTGATCCTCGGCGGCGGCGAGTTCATCGGCGGCCGCGTTTCCCCGATCGGCGCCGTCATCGGCGCGCTGACACTGACTCTTGCCGGCTCGTTCCTGTCCTTCCTGCGCATTTCGCCGGACTGGCAGATCGGGGCTCAGGGCGCGATCCTGATCATCGTGCTGGCACTTCGGCTGATGCTGAACCGCCTGGAGAAGCGGGAGAAACGCCGATGA